The following coding sequences are from one Beggiatoa alba B18LD window:
- a CDS encoding oligosaccharide flippase family protein — translation MTSLKLNIIANYVGNAWATLMSLAFIPIYIHFLGIEAYGLIGFFTTLTAMFALLDMGLSATLNREIAKLSIQTESAQKTRDLVLTITTIYWLIGIAIGCIIILLASFISTHWLKSVSLNTQTIEHAIIMMGLIVVFHWVQGIYTGGIVGLQKLVFLNGVMITTATLRGFGAVLVLWLISPTLQAFFTWQLIVSIIHTALLAIGLWRYLPSFPQPARFQLYLFRDIWRFMVGMNAITLVSLVLTQLDKVILSKLLTLEMFGYYSLASMVAGSLFRAITPISSAIFPRFSQLVAMNAEEELKRLYHHSSQLIAVVIFPLAVGIAFFSYDILLLWTQNVETAEQTYLLVSLLILGNMSNGIMHVPYALQLAYGWTSFAFYVNVIAIVILVPLLFLLASLYGAIGAAITWLLLNSSYVLVGIHFMHRRLLPTEKWQWYIADVFVPLFVVSVIAGIYKWLLIINNHGTVVQLIMLTSIFVSLFIGVLLSTPQMREVCFRFLSRIKTYKFLPI, via the coding sequence TTGACATCCCTAAAACTCAATATCATTGCAAATTATGTAGGGAATGCTTGGGCAACGCTGATGTCGTTGGCTTTTATACCTATTTATATTCACTTTTTAGGCATAGAAGCCTATGGATTAATTGGTTTTTTTACGACATTAACGGCTATGTTTGCGTTGCTGGATATGGGACTCAGTGCAACCCTTAACAGAGAAATTGCAAAACTATCTATTCAAACAGAAAGTGCGCAGAAAACACGAGATTTAGTACTAACAATAACAACTATTTACTGGTTAATCGGTATTGCTATTGGCTGTATTATTATCTTATTAGCCAGTTTTATTTCAACCCATTGGTTAAAATCAGTTTCATTAAATACTCAAACGATTGAACATGCCATTATAATGATGGGATTGATTGTGGTATTTCACTGGGTACAGGGAATTTATACAGGCGGGATTGTTGGTTTACAAAAATTGGTTTTTCTTAATGGTGTAATGATTACAACCGCTACTTTGCGCGGTTTTGGCGCGGTACTGGTTTTATGGCTTATTTCTCCAACACTACAAGCTTTTTTCACTTGGCAGTTAATTGTTAGCATCATTCACACCGCTTTATTAGCAATAGGGTTATGGCGTTATTTACCCTCTTTCCCACAACCAGCCCGTTTTCAATTATACCTTTTTCGTGATATTTGGCGGTTTATGGTTGGTATGAATGCAATTACGCTTGTCTCACTTGTGCTAACACAATTAGACAAAGTTATTTTAAGTAAATTGCTAACACTTGAAATGTTTGGCTATTACAGTTTAGCCAGCATGGTTGCTGGCTCTTTGTTCAGAGCGATTACACCTATTTCCTCTGCTATTTTTCCGCGTTTTAGCCAATTGGTTGCGATGAATGCAGAAGAAGAGCTAAAACGACTTTATCATCATAGTAGCCAACTGATTGCGGTTGTTATATTTCCGTTAGCTGTTGGTATTGCTTTTTTCTCTTATGACATTCTCTTATTGTGGACACAAAATGTAGAAACAGCCGAACAAACTTATTTATTGGTGAGTCTATTAATTTTAGGAAATATGTCTAATGGTATTATGCATGTGCCGTATGCCTTACAACTGGCTTATGGATGGACGAGTTTTGCGTTTTATGTGAATGTGATAGCCATTGTTATACTTGTACCCTTGCTTTTTCTGTTAGCTTCTCTATATGGTGCGATTGGCGCAGCTATTACATGGTTATTACTTAATAGCAGTTATGTGTTAGTTGGCATACATTTTATGCACCGTCGTTTATTACCAACGGAAAAATGGCAATGGTATATTGCGGATGTATTTGTGCCTTTATTCGTAGTATCTGTGATAGCGGGAATATATAAATGGTTATTAATAATAAATAATCATGGTACTGTAGTACAATTGATTATGCTAACGAGTATTTTCGTTTCTCTTTTCATAGGTGTTCTTTTATCAACACCACAAATGAGAGAAGTGTGTTTTAGGTTCTTAAGCAGAATTAAAACGTATAAGTTCCTACCAATATAA
- a CDS encoding class I SAM-dependent methyltransferase: protein MTQHSCRFCGASLHHSFCDLGMSPLSNAYLTTTQLNLMERFYPLHAYVCEKCFLVQLPEFETPEQIFSDYAYFSSYSESWLQHAKKYTDDMCAQFSLTEKSQIIEIASNDGYLLQYFKEKNIPVLGIEPAANVAKVAEQKGIPTLVKFFGTTTAQALKTQGQQADLLLGNNVLAHVPDINDFVAGMQIALKPTGIITMEFPHLLRLMEHNQFDTIYHEHFSYLSIIAVEQIFAKQGLTLFDVQELPTHGGSLRIYARHTTNQQLPIHPSVTALKALEQQAGLDKITTYQTFAEKVRETKRQILHFLIDAKRTKKTIVGYGAPAKGNTLLNYCGIRSDFIDYTVDRSPHKQNHFLPGTHIPIYAPEKIKETRPDYVLILPWNLKTEIIEQMAHIRDWGGQFIIPIPHLTIL from the coding sequence ATGACACAACATTCTTGCCGTTTTTGTGGAGCTTCATTACACCACTCCTTTTGTGATTTAGGCATGTCCCCCTTATCTAACGCCTATCTAACAACAACACAACTGAACCTCATGGAGCGTTTTTACCCCCTTCATGCCTACGTCTGTGAAAAATGCTTTTTAGTACAACTCCCTGAATTTGAAACACCTGAACAAATATTCAGCGACTACGCCTATTTTTCTTCCTACTCAGAAAGTTGGTTACAACATGCCAAAAAATACACCGACGACATGTGCGCCCAATTTTCACTCACAGAAAAAAGCCAAATCATAGAAATTGCGAGTAACGACGGCTACTTACTCCAATACTTTAAAGAAAAAAATATACCCGTATTAGGCATAGAACCCGCTGCTAACGTTGCAAAAGTCGCCGAACAAAAAGGAATCCCCACCTTAGTCAAATTCTTCGGCACAACAACCGCGCAAGCCTTAAAAACACAAGGACAACAAGCTGACCTCCTATTAGGAAACAATGTATTAGCTCATGTTCCTGACATCAACGACTTTGTTGCGGGTATGCAAATCGCACTCAAACCCACAGGCATTATTACAATGGAATTTCCCCATTTATTGCGCCTAATGGAACATAACCAGTTTGACACCATTTATCACGAACATTTTTCCTACCTATCAATCATTGCGGTAGAACAAATTTTTGCAAAACAAGGCTTAACTCTTTTTGATGTCCAAGAATTACCCACGCATGGCGGGTCATTACGCATTTACGCCCGTCATACAACAAATCAACAACTACCGATACATCCCAGCGTTACCGCGCTAAAAGCATTAGAACAACAAGCAGGACTAGATAAAATTACAACCTATCAAACCTTTGCTGAAAAAGTTCGCGAAACAAAACGCCAAATTCTTCACTTTTTAATTGACGCAAAACGCACTAAAAAAACCATTGTCGGCTATGGCGCGCCCGCTAAAGGCAACACATTATTAAATTACTGTGGCATTCGTAGCGACTTCATTGACTACACCGTTGACCGTAGCCCCCATAAACAAAACCATTTTCTACCCGGCACACACATTCCTATTTATGCGCCTGAAAAAATAAAAGAAACCCGCCCCGATTATGTCCTCATTCTCCCATGGAATTTAAAAACAGAAATCATAGAACAGATGGCACATATTCGTGACTGGGGCGGACAGTTTATTATCCCTATTCCACACTTAACTATTCTCTAA
- a CDS encoding class I SAM-dependent methyltransferase, with amino-acid sequence MTRELCPICNSSNVLPTIHRDALVTMQNYVYHHANEAQDAKIGEFLLTICSQCGFAYNSCFDKKLMQYDENYNNSVPSRVFESYYQEIASFLYEEFPIKNGTVIDIGCGKGHFLRTLCAKYPDITGIGIDPSYERTVKDIDGEQKCYFIDDIFKADYVKQKPNLVICRHVIEHIYHPVVFLKQIHLALNKFQNIPVFIEVPDLKWILDNNAFWDFCYEHCNYFTADSLSHTLERAGFSVEKTYSAFNNQYLWLKSTTKSMPLTTYKGWKDTTDIIEHLKSYIEREKELIDKVRSTLLSIKEKQTIVIWGMSTKGVVFSNLLDPTNCLIDYCVDINTSKQYCFVPHTAHKIYPPEVLQSNSQNSFVIIVMNPNYLDEIKTKCRELSLDANFLDANMTQL; translated from the coding sequence ATGACAAGAGAATTATGTCCCATTTGTAATAGCTCTAATGTGCTACCAACTATACACCGTGATGCATTAGTTACAATGCAAAATTATGTTTATCATCATGCAAATGAAGCACAAGATGCAAAGATTGGAGAGTTTTTATTAACTATATGTTCTCAATGTGGATTTGCATACAACTCTTGTTTTGATAAAAAATTGATGCAATATGATGAAAATTACAATAATTCAGTTCCTTCACGAGTTTTTGAATCTTATTACCAAGAAATAGCTTCTTTTCTCTATGAAGAGTTTCCAATTAAAAATGGTACTGTAATAGACATAGGCTGTGGAAAAGGACATTTTTTAAGAACATTGTGTGCTAAATATCCTGACATTACTGGAATTGGTATAGACCCAAGCTATGAACGTACGGTAAAAGATATCGACGGTGAGCAAAAATGTTACTTTATAGATGACATTTTTAAAGCAGATTATGTTAAACAGAAGCCCAATCTTGTCATTTGTCGTCATGTTATAGAACACATATATCACCCAGTTGTGTTTTTAAAACAAATTCATCTTGCGTTGAATAAATTTCAAAATATCCCCGTATTTATAGAAGTACCTGATTTAAAATGGATTCTTGATAATAATGCCTTTTGGGACTTTTGTTATGAGCATTGCAATTATTTTACAGCCGATAGTTTGTCTCATACATTAGAGAGAGCTGGGTTTTCTGTGGAGAAAACATACAGTGCTTTCAATAATCAATACCTTTGGCTCAAGTCAACTACAAAAAGTATGCCTTTAACGACATATAAAGGATGGAAAGATACGACGGATATTATTGAACATCTAAAATCATATATAGAAAGAGAAAAAGAACTCATTGATAAAGTAAGAAGTACGTTATTATCTATAAAAGAAAAGCAGACTATCGTTATATGGGGAATGTCAACTAAAGGAGTTGTGTTTTCAAATTTACTTGATCCAACTAATTGTTTAATTGATTATTGTGTTGATATAAATACTAGCAAACAATATTGTTTTGTACCTCACACGGCACATAAAATTTATCCTCCCGAAGTTTTACAATCCAATTCACAAAATAGCTTTGTTATTATTGTGATGAATCCAAATTATTTAGATGAAATAAAGACAAAATGTAGGGAGCTTTCTTTAGATGCAAATTTTTTAGATGCAAATATGACACAGTTATGA
- a CDS encoding RpnC/YadD family protein gives MAEKDIVSKHILKRLAIDMARYLFDLEVEKVELVETEYQRVEDRRADLVVQVEEPERYLLHIEIQNNNENNMPIRMLRYFCEISAAYPAEEIKQYIIYIGRNPLRMADNIQRDNLHYRYTIIDMHRMDCQQFLAQNNPDALVMAILCDFKDRPPRSVVQEIIQRLDNICADNLSKFRDYLTMLEILSDNRNLQKLVKEEQEMLSTMKLSELPSYEIGIERGWQKGLQEGLQEGRQAGRQETLVELLVQGLTHKFGQLPQALEEQIIHADIDTLRQWSMALLEATSLEAVFQNTIAIKPN, from the coding sequence ATGGCTGAAAAAGACATCGTTTCTAAACATATTTTAAAACGACTCGCCATCGATATGGCACGTTATTTATTTGATTTAGAAGTAGAGAAAGTAGAATTAGTAGAAACAGAATATCAACGGGTAGAAGACCGTCGAGCAGATTTAGTGGTACAAGTAGAAGAACCTGAACGCTACCTACTGCACATTGAGATTCAAAACAATAACGAAAATAATATGCCTATCCGCATGTTACGTTATTTCTGTGAAATCAGTGCAGCCTATCCCGCAGAAGAGATTAAACAATATATTATTTATATCGGACGCAATCCATTACGAATGGCGGATAATATCCAAAGAGATAACCTACACTATCGCTATACCATTATCGATATGCACCGTATGGATTGCCAACAGTTTCTTGCACAAAATAATCCTGATGCTTTGGTTATGGCAATTTTGTGTGATTTTAAAGACCGCCCGCCGCGTTCAGTTGTGCAAGAAATCATTCAACGACTGGATAATATTTGCGCTGATAATTTAAGTAAATTCCGCGATTATTTGACAATGCTAGAAATTTTATCGGATAACCGAAATTTACAAAAATTGGTGAAAGAGGAACAAGAAATGTTAAGCACTATGAAATTAAGCGAATTACCTTCTTATGAAATTGGTATTGAACGAGGATGGCAAAAAGGACTGCAAGAAGGGCTGCAAGAAGGACGACAAGCAGGCAGACAAGAAACACTTGTAGAACTCTTAGTACAGGGATTGACACACAAGTTTGGTCAACTACCGCAAGCGTTGGAAGAACAGATTATTCATGCAGACATAGACACATTACGTCAATGGTCAATGGCTTTACTAGAAGCAACTTCGCTTGAAGCTGTTTTTCAGAATACGATAGCGATTAAGCCCAATTAA
- a CDS encoding NAD-dependent epimerase/dehydratase family protein — MKKVLLTGATGFIGRQCIIPLLDKGYEVHAVHSHTDPCLYHEHLYWHQVNLLESAQLKKLITTVKPSHLLHFAWYAIPSKYWTAKENFVWLQSSIELLRLFAQENGQRVVIAGTCAEYDWQYGYCSENTTPLVPSTPYGKCKQALQQTLEAFSTVHNLSSAWGRIFFLYGTYEYPARLVSSVINSLLRGQPANCSHGEQIRDFLYVEDVADAFVTLLDSHLIGAINIGSGQPTSIKNIVTTIAHQIGRPDLLKLGILPSTANEPTLLLPNTMRLKQELGWQAQYDLTTGLEQTINWWKTRL, encoded by the coding sequence ATGAAGAAAGTCCTACTGACTGGTGCAACAGGATTTATTGGACGACAATGCATTATCCCATTATTAGATAAAGGATATGAGGTTCATGCCGTTCACTCACACACTGATCCTTGTTTGTATCATGAGCATCTTTATTGGCATCAAGTTAACCTATTAGAAAGCGCGCAATTAAAAAAATTAATTACAACTGTAAAACCAAGTCACTTATTGCATTTTGCTTGGTATGCGATTCCTAGCAAATATTGGACAGCAAAAGAAAATTTTGTTTGGTTACAATCAAGTATAGAATTACTACGCCTCTTTGCTCAGGAAAATGGACAAAGAGTGGTAATTGCTGGCACTTGTGCAGAATATGATTGGCAATATGGCTATTGTTCTGAAAATACAACACCCTTAGTACCTTCTACTCCTTATGGAAAATGCAAACAAGCTTTGCAACAAACATTAGAGGCATTTAGTACAGTGCATAATTTAAGTAGTGCTTGGGGAAGAATATTTTTTTTATATGGTACATATGAATATCCTGCACGTTTAGTATCTTCTGTCATTAATTCTCTCCTTCGAGGACAACCTGCAAATTGTTCTCACGGTGAACAAATTAGAGATTTTTTATATGTAGAAGATGTTGCTGATGCTTTTGTCACACTATTAGACAGTCACTTAATCGGTGCGATTAATATTGGTTCTGGTCAACCAACAAGTATAAAAAACATAGTAACGACCATTGCACATCAAATAGGACGACCAGACTTATTAAAATTAGGTATATTGCCAAGTACTGCAAATGAACCTACATTGTTATTGCCTAATACAATGCGGTTAAAACAAGAGTTAGGTTGGCAAGCACAATACGACTTGACTACGGGTTTAGAACAAACAATAAATTGGTGGAAAACTAGATTATGA
- a CDS encoding cephalosporin hydroxylase family protein, which produces MKLVIDTEEKTLVINNNEKEQMLDLYSKEAFEFISHQWLKVGWNQKYPYTFSWLGRPIIQIPEDMIRTQEVIYRVKPDVIVETGIAHGGSLIYYASLCKIMGKGRIIGVDIEIRPHNRQVIESHELFPYITLIEGSSIAENIVATVKSLIKPHETVLVILDSNHIKAHVLAELNAYYALVSPNSYIVATDGSMQYLYDVPRGTPEWISDNPTEAAKEFVKAHPEFVIEQPEWGFNESELTNNITHWPQAWLRRK; this is translated from the coding sequence ATGAAATTGGTTATTGATACAGAAGAAAAAACCCTTGTTATTAATAATAACGAAAAAGAACAGATGTTAGATTTATATTCTAAAGAAGCATTTGAGTTTATTTCACACCAGTGGCTGAAAGTTGGTTGGAATCAAAAGTATCCCTATACATTTAGTTGGTTAGGTCGTCCCATTATCCAAATTCCTGAGGACATGATTCGCACTCAGGAAGTTATTTATCGTGTAAAACCTGATGTTATTGTAGAAACAGGTATTGCTCATGGTGGCTCACTTATTTATTATGCAAGTCTTTGTAAAATAATGGGTAAAGGCAGGATTATTGGGGTGGATATTGAAATACGTCCTCATAACCGACAAGTTATCGAGTCTCATGAATTGTTCCCTTACATTACGTTGATTGAAGGGAGTTCCATTGCAGAAAATATCGTTGCAACAGTTAAATCACTGATTAAGCCACACGAAACGGTATTAGTCATTTTAGATTCTAATCATATCAAAGCGCATGTATTAGCCGAACTAAATGCTTATTATGCTTTAGTTTCTCCAAACTCTTATATCGTTGCAACAGATGGTAGTATGCAATATTTATATGATGTTCCCCGTGGAACGCCTGAATGGATTTCTGATAATCCAACAGAAGCGGCAAAAGAATTTGTAAAAGCGCATCCTGAATTTGTGATTGAACAGCCTGAATGGGGTTTTAATGAAAGTGAACTAACAAATAATATCACGCATTGGCCACAAGCATGGTTACGTCGGAAATAA
- the rfbC gene encoding dTDP-4-dehydrorhamnose 3,5-epimerase, giving the protein MKFTQTTLAGAYLIEPELRIDERGFFARAWCEQEFTAQGLNPRLVQCNISFNHKKGTLRGMHYQAKPHEEVKVVRCTAGAIYDVIIDIRPDSPTFKSWFAVELTANNHKMLYIPEGFAHGFQTLVDNTEVFYQMSAFYHAESARGIRWDSPLVGIQWLIENPIISERDRGFLEWIATEY; this is encoded by the coding sequence ATGAAATTTACACAAACCACGCTTGCAGGTGCATATCTTATTGAACCTGAATTACGCATTGACGAACGCGGTTTTTTTGCACGGGCATGGTGTGAACAAGAATTTACCGCACAAGGACTAAATCCGCGACTTGTACAATGTAATATTTCGTTTAACCACAAAAAAGGCACATTGCGCGGTATGCACTACCAAGCAAAACCGCATGAAGAAGTTAAAGTTGTGCGCTGTACCGCAGGGGCAATTTATGATGTGATTATAGATATTCGCCCTGATTCGCCAACGTTTAAAAGCTGGTTTGCGGTAGAATTAACGGCAAATAATCATAAAATGCTGTATATTCCCGAGGGTTTCGCGCATGGGTTCCAAACATTAGTGGATAATACCGAAGTGTTTTATCAAATGTCTGCTTTTTATCATGCAGAGAGTGCGCGGGGGATTCGGTGGGATTCTCCTCTCGTAGGTATTCAATGGTTGATTGAAAACCCTATTATTTCTGAGAGAGATAGAGGGTTTTTAGAGTGGATTGCAACTGAATATTAG